The Clostridium sp. DL-VIII DNA window ATAGAGCATGGGCTATTTCTCTTCTCATTAGCCGTTTCAAAATCTATACTTACAAAATTCATTTATTTTCTCCTGCTTCATACTATGATAAATTATTATACACTATAATTTATAACACTTTCATCATTGTATTTTATTTATTTCTACAGGCTTTACTATTTATATGATTACATTCTGACACTGGTTTTATTGCATTACCATTGTCACATGTGCACCAAGACTGTGATTGGAAGGCCAAAAATATTCCTACCCATCTATTAGTTTTTTCGAAGTAAATAAGTATTCCTCCATCCTGCCATATACCATTGTCTTTTTTCCAGTTATCTGTACTCCCTTGATTCATATGAATATCATGCATTCCATTTCCTGGTTCAAACTTAAAATATTTATCACTTTTATTTTCTGGTCCCCACTTTTCTCCATATGCATAAATTACTGATTCATTACCTATAGCCTTTTTTATATAGAAATCAATTTTTTCATTTAAATCATTATCAGGACCAGTCACCCTAGAAGCAAGAGGTATCATTTTTGATGATTCGAATAAATCCCCTCTTATATAATCTAATGCCATGTTTAAAGAATTACTTTGTATTTCTGTAAATCCGGATTTCAACTTTAGAAATTTATCAATATTTTTCCACTTAAAATCTTCATTAATAAAATACAATACCTCTGATGGGTATTCCTCTGATTTAACATTAATAGCAATTCTATACTTCACATCATTTTCATCTTTGACAAGAACTTGATAATGAAATTTACCCATTTGTGAGTTAATAGCTTTCGCTTTGAGTACTCCATAGTTTTTTAATGACAATCAAATCACTCCCTAATAGAAATTTTCACCAAAATAATAAAATAGCACAATATAATAACTATATGTTTGGTAATTATATTGTGCTTAATACTTGATAGTATTATATAGATTTATTAAATTATTATTTTTCCAGACGTGGAAGTCCCCTTATTGGCTTATGTCTTTTTCTATTTTTTGCTGGCATTGATGTGTCTGAAGAATTATTTTCACTCTCATCATTATCTGATGTAATAAATTTGTATTTTGTCATTTTTTTCACCTCAATTTTACTTTTTGCATTTTATATGTTTTATATTCATAGTTTAAGTATCGATTCATTAAAATTTTATAAATTATAGCTTTACTTAAAAACTGAACTCATATTATCTACAATTTACAACCATATTGATACATTATATACAAGAAATAATAATATTTATCTGTAACAAAATTGTGATAATTAAGGAGTAATATATAAATGTCTTTAACTAAAATTACATTGTTATAAAGGAGTTCATCATATGCTAGCATTTATAAAAAAAACAATATATGTAATACTTATTTTTTTTATGGGACTTTTTATAGTATCCTCATTTTTTGTCAGAGCAAAGTACAATTCTTATGTTTATGGTGATAGACCTATTCTTCAAAGACAGAATCTTGGTATTTTCATATTACTTATAACAGTAATAATTATATTAAACATAATCCTATATAAATTATCCTTAAAATTGAATAAATATAGAAAAAAATTTGTAATTTCATTAACATTGCTCTTTAGCTTTTTCATTCAAATAATTATTATATTTTTATTTACAAAATTACCTGAAGCTGATTCCAAGACAGTACTTTCATTAGCTTTAAATATGCTATATAAAAATGATTATTCTTCATTTCAACATGGTGGATATCTTTATATGTTCCCTTTTAATTATTCCACTGTATTATATTTAAAGGCATTGTTATCAATATTTCCAAATAACTATTTAGTTATAAAAATTTTCAATATAATATTTACACTTGTTACAACTTTTATGATTTACCTAATATATAAAGAGATAAATTATAAATCAAGAGACAATGACTATGGTATATTAATATTTGCTGCAGCATATATACCATCCTTACTTATGAGCAATTACATATATAATGATATTATAGCAACAACACTATTAACCACTGCTATATACTTTTTAATAAGATTTGTAAAAGAAAAAGCTTTTAAATATATTATTATTTCTTCAATCCTTTTATCTATTGGAAATTATTTCAGAAGTATAGGTGCTCTTATTTTAATAGCTGGAGTTATATACATTTTACTAAATACAACAGAAATTGGCCGTAAGCAAGTTTTAAAAGCCCTTTGTGTGCTAGTTCTGTTATTTAACATTCCAAACTTAATTCAAAATATTTCTCTAAAGGCTACTGGTGTTGTAAGTGAATCAGTCACAAAAAATTCTGCTCCTATTTATATGTGGCTAAATATGGGTATGAATAAAGATACCTTTGGTTATTGGGATAATATGAAAAGCTACACCATATACCAAAGGCAGGGAGACTATGATAAAGAAAAAAGTACAGAATTGTTTAAATCAGAAATTAGTAATAAATTATCCAGTATGTCCTTTAGTGATCTAGTAAATCTATACTATAATAAATTAATCTGGACCTGGACTGAAGGTACCTACCAAATTGAAACCTATGGAATTGGTAATGGAGCGTCATCTAATTCTAGACAAAGAATAGCGAGAGAAAATACTGGGTATAGCTATCCTACTTTTGCCACCAATTTGTTTAAAGGAGATTCAAAATATAGAAGCGGATTAAATTGGATATTGTATGTAACTAACTTCTTAATGTATTGTTTTATTTTTACACGCTTGATAAGTTCCTTAA harbors:
- a CDS encoding glycosyltransferase family 39 protein; the protein is MLAFIKKTIYVILIFFMGLFIVSSFFVRAKYNSYVYGDRPILQRQNLGIFILLITVIIILNIILYKLSLKLNKYRKKFVISLTLLFSFFIQIIIIFLFTKLPEADSKTVLSLALNMLYKNDYSSFQHGGYLYMFPFNYSTVLYLKALLSIFPNNYLVIKIFNIIFTLVTTFMIYLIYKEINYKSRDNDYGILIFAAAYIPSLLMSNYIYNDIIATTLLTTAIYFLIRFVKEKAFKYIIISSILLSIGNYFRSIGALILIAGVIYILLNTTEIGRKQVLKALCVLVLLFNIPNLIQNISLKATGVVSESVTKNSAPIYMWLNMGMNKDTFGYWDNMKSYTIYQRQGDYDKEKSTELFKSEISNKLSSMSFSDLVNLYYNKLIWTWTEGTYQIETYGIGNGASSNSRQRIARENTGYSYPTFATNLFKGDSKYRSGLNWILYVTNFLMYCFIFTRLISSLRSKRYDEIFLNLVILGFIGFYILWEIKSRYLYPIYPLLIILSYIGFKDVYEFILKKNFLQFISPFRKKA
- a CDS encoding YukJ family protein, giving the protein MSLKNYGVLKAKAINSQMGKFHYQVLVKDENDVKYRIAINVKSEEYPSEVLYFINEDFKWKNIDKFLKLKSGFTEIQSNSLNMALDYIRGDLFESSKMIPLASRVTGPDNDLNEKIDFYIKKAIGNESVIYAYGEKWGPENKSDKYFKFEPGNGMHDIHMNQGSTDNWKKDNGIWQDGGILIYFEKTNRWVGIFLAFQSQSWCTCDNGNAIKPVSECNHINSKACRNK